The following coding sequences lie in one Cannabis sativa cultivar Pink pepper isolate KNU-18-1 chromosome 5, ASM2916894v1, whole genome shotgun sequence genomic window:
- the LOC115717352 gene encoding uncharacterized protein LOC115717352 isoform X1, with amino-acid sequence MKTMNPTSFPIFHANPVRLKSPAFKPSKVSIKPPPPDFDFRSDILGESNALIAKSHPELLDLASSGNLVLIEKRLFGPVPPWRAEFVEPETIWLVGTTHISQESAMEVERVVRAIKPDNVVVELCRSRAGIMYTSDGDEQGPGLRSNMFSLSGTGFFGAVGRSIDLGGQTALALRLLLAVFSSKLSSDVNRPFGDEFRAARKASEEVGAQIVLGDRPIEITLERAWNSLTWTEKLGLVTSVVRGITSPSDLSVNKFKESSTDDSTFQLYEKLSFSYPNLLQPLIHERDTYLAWSLKRSKAVNKSKSVVGVIGKGHMNGVIYALVSDQGNLRFRDVAGKKSSSVTADSNGWLVNLLKSLVRDTVIGFVLWELYEQFKDRF; translated from the exons ATGAAAACTATGAATCCAACTTCGTTTCCAATATTTCATGCAAACCCAGTTCGGCTAAAGAGCCCAGCTTTCAAACCCTCCAAGGTTTCCATTAAACCTCCACCCCCGGACTTCGATTTCAGATCAGATATATTGGGAGAGTCCAACGCTTTAATAGCAAAATCTCACCCTGAATTGCTTGATTTAGCAAGTAGTGGCAACTTGGTTTTAATTGAGAAAAGGCTTTTTGGTCCTGTTCCGCCATGGAGAGCCGAGTTCGTAGAGCCAGAGACAATTTGGTTAGTTGGTACCACCCATATTTCTCAGGAATCGGCTATGGAGGTTGAGCGCGTTGTCCGAGCCATTAAGCCCGATAATGTGGTTGTTGAGCTCTGTCGAAGCAG AGCTGGGATTATGTACACTTCTGATGGTGATGAACAAGGTCCAGGCTTACGATCAAACATGTTCTCTTTGAGTGGAACAGGTTTCTTTGGTGCTGTTGGGCGTAGCATAGACTTGG GAGGTCAAACTGCATTAGCTCTACGCTTGCTTTTGGCGGTTTTCTCTTCAAAGCTCTCTTCTGATGTCAACCGCCCATTTGGTGATGAG TTCCGAGCTGCTCGAAAAGCGTCTGAAGAAGTTGGTGCTCAAATAGTTTTGGGAGACAGGCCAATTGAAATAACT CTTGAAAGGGCTTGGAATTCTCTGACATGGACTGAGAAACTTGGCTTAGTGACATCAGTTGTTCGTGGGATAACATCGCCTTCTGATCTGTCTGTAAATAAATTCAAG gaatcaagtaCAGATGACAGCACGTTTCAGCTCTATGAGAAGCTTAGTTTTTCATATCCAAACCTTCTCCAGCCTCTTATACATGAACGAGACACT TATCTAGCGTGGTCCCTGAAACGTAGTAAAGCTGTTAACAAAAGCAAGAGTGTTGTGGGGGTGATCGGTAAGGGCCATATGAATGGTGTAATATATGCTTTAGTGTCTGATCAAGGCAACTTACGATTCAGAGATGTTGCTGGGAAAAAGTCTTCATCTGTTACTGCTGATTCTAATGGCTGGCTTGTTAATCTCCTCAAGAGCTTGGTTAGAGACACCGTTATTGGCTTCGTATTATGGGAGTTATATGAACAATTCAAAGACCGGTTTTAG
- the LOC115717352 gene encoding uncharacterized protein LOC115717352 isoform X2, with protein MWLLSSVEAEFIFRAGIMYTSDGDEQGPGLRSNMFSLSGTGFFGAVGRSIDLGGQTALALRLLLAVFSSKLSSDVNRPFGDEFRAARKASEEVGAQIVLGDRPIEITLERAWNSLTWTEKLGLVTSVVRGITSPSDLSVNKFKESSTDDSTFQLYEKLSFSYPNLLQPLIHERDTYLAWSLKRSKAVNKSKSVVGVIGKGHMNGVIYALVSDQGNLRFRDVAGKKSSSVTADSNGWLVNLLKSLVRDTVIGFVLWELYEQFKDRF; from the exons ATGTGGTTGTTGAGCTCTGTCGAAGCAG AGTTCATTTTCAGAGCTGGGATTATGTACACTTCTGATGGTGATGAACAAGGTCCAGGCTTACGATCAAACATGTTCTCTTTGAGTGGAACAGGTTTCTTTGGTGCTGTTGGGCGTAGCATAGACTTGG GAGGTCAAACTGCATTAGCTCTACGCTTGCTTTTGGCGGTTTTCTCTTCAAAGCTCTCTTCTGATGTCAACCGCCCATTTGGTGATGAG TTCCGAGCTGCTCGAAAAGCGTCTGAAGAAGTTGGTGCTCAAATAGTTTTGGGAGACAGGCCAATTGAAATAACT CTTGAAAGGGCTTGGAATTCTCTGACATGGACTGAGAAACTTGGCTTAGTGACATCAGTTGTTCGTGGGATAACATCGCCTTCTGATCTGTCTGTAAATAAATTCAAG gaatcaagtaCAGATGACAGCACGTTTCAGCTCTATGAGAAGCTTAGTTTTTCATATCCAAACCTTCTCCAGCCTCTTATACATGAACGAGACACT TATCTAGCGTGGTCCCTGAAACGTAGTAAAGCTGTTAACAAAAGCAAGAGTGTTGTGGGGGTGATCGGTAAGGGCCATATGAATGGTGTAATATATGCTTTAGTGTCTGATCAAGGCAACTTACGATTCAGAGATGTTGCTGGGAAAAAGTCTTCATCTGTTACTGCTGATTCTAATGGCTGGCTTGTTAATCTCCTCAAGAGCTTGGTTAGAGACACCGTTATTGGCTTCGTATTATGGGAGTTATATGAACAATTCAAAGACCGGTTTTAG